In the Anser cygnoides isolate HZ-2024a breed goose chromosome 27, Taihu_goose_T2T_genome, whole genome shotgun sequence genome, one interval contains:
- the GIPC3 gene encoding PDZ domain-containing protein GIPC3, whose amino-acid sequence MQRAGRHGRRPQEDGPMENGVGQEPGAPEPPPAPRPPRVRPRLVFRTQLAHGSPTGRIEGFTNVKELYGKIAEVFSISPTEILFCTLNTHKVDMQKLLGGQIGLEDFIFAHVRGETKEVEVTKTEDALGLTITDNGAGYAFIKVRKSGGGWRGGFCVYPGPRGPPLRGAFWGAPWLTPSLKEVGARRRGMGAMSVCPPDVPPPWCHRVPPQRIKEGSIINRLQAVCVGDSIEAINDHTIVGCRHYEVARMLRELPRAQPFTLRLVQPKKAFDMIGQRTRSSSKCPAEGRVASGKETLRLRAQGPATLQEGPSATEEEAARRVDDLLESYMGIRDSELAATMVEMAKQSPGAAALARGLDSVLGEFAFPPEFVAEVWAAVCSTGGAQE is encoded by the exons atgCAGCGGGCGGGCAGGCACGGCCGGCGGCCCCAGGAGGACGGCCCCATGGAGAACGGCgtggggcaggagccgggggcCCCCgagccgcccccagccccgcggcccccgcgTGTCCGCCCGCGCCTGGTGTTTCGCACCCAGCTGGCCCACGGCAGCCCCACGGGCCGCATCGAGGGCTTCACCAACGTCAAGGAGCTCTACGGCAAAATCGCCGAGGTCTTCAGCATCTCGCCCACCGAG atCCTCTTTTGCACGCTCAACACGCACAAAGTGGACATGCAgaagctgctgggggggcagaTCGGCCTGGAGGACTTCATCTTCGCCCACGTCCGGGGGGAGACGAAGGAGGTGGAGGTGACCAAGACTGAGGACGCGCTGGGGCTCACCATCACGGACAACGGGGCTGGCTACGCTTTCATCAAGGTGAGAAAGtcgggagggggctggaggggggggttCTGCGTGTACCCTGGCCCCAGGGGTCCCCCTCTGCGTGGTGCATTTTGGGGGGCTCCCTGGCTGACCCCATCGCTAAAGGAAGTCGGTGCAAGGAGGCGTGGGATGGGGGCTATGTCTGTCTGTCCTCCCGATGTCCCCCCCCCTTGGTGTCACCGTGTACCCCCCCAGCGGATCAAGGAGGGGAGCATCATCAACCGCCTCCAGGCGGTGTGTGTGGGCGACAGCATCGAGGCCATCAACGACCACACCATCGTGGGCTGCCGGCACTACGAGGTGGCCCGCATGCTGCGGGAGCTGCCCCGCGCTCAGCCCTTCACCCTACGCCTGGTGCAGCCAAAAAAGGCCTTTG ACATGATCGGGCAGAGGACGCGGAGCAGCAGCAAGTGCCCCGCCGAGGGCAGAGTGGCCAGCGGGAAGGAGACGCTGCGGCTGCGGGCGCAGGGCCCGGCCACGCTGCAGGAGGGG CCCAGTGCCACGGAGGAAGAAGCCGCCCGCCGCGtggacgacctgctggagagctaCATGGGCATCCGCGACAGCGAGCTGG CCGCCACCATGGTGGAGATGGCGAAGCAGAGCCCCGGTGCCGCCGCGCTCGCCCGCGGCCTCGACTCGGTGCTGGGCGAGTTCGCCTTCCCCCCGGAGTTCGTGGCCGAGGTGTGGGCGGCTGTCTGCAGCACCGGGGGGGCGCAGGAgtag
- the CACTIN gene encoding splicing factor Cactin yields MGSGSRSPGRRHRDRDRDRDRDRDRERSGSGERRRRRSRSRSGGHRRREQSSGSDSDDERHKWKKKSKSRDQHHKSQKKHRSRSRGRSSSLSPERERDKRRDRSRERRRRRDGSKSSVSSVSSPSPPRSRGREESGQQLSLQERLRMKEEKKKQAALMKALETPEEKRARRLAKKEAKERKKREKMGWGEEYMGYTNTDNPFGDNNLLGTFIWSKALEKKGISHLDEKDLKERNKRIQEDNRLELQKVKQLRLEREREKAMREQELEMLQREKEAEHFKTWEEQEDNFHLQQAKLRSKIRIRDGRAKPIDLLAKYISAEDDDLAVEMHEPYTFLNGLTVSDMEDLVEDIQVYMELEQGKNVDFWRDMTIITEDEIAKLRKLEASGKGGPGERRDGVNASVSSDVQSVFKGKTYNQLQVLYQGIESKIRAGGPNLDIGYWESLLQQLKAYMARARLRERHQDVLRQKLYKLKQEQGVESEPLFPIIKREPVSPSDRLDPEESIVVQPGPSSEPEGEQDAEAKGEAEGEAVLMEEDLIQQSLDDYDAGKYSPRLLGPNELPFDAHVLEAEEDMHRLLLLRQQLQVTGDATESTDDIFFRKAKEGMGADEAQFSVEMPLTGKAYLWADKYRPRKPRFFNRVHTGFEWNKYNQTHYDFDNPPPKIVQGYKFNIFYPDLIDKRSTPEYFLEACQDNKDFAILRFHAGPPYEDIAFKIVNREWEYSHRHGFRCQFANGIFQLWFHFKRYRYRR; encoded by the exons ATGGGCTCCGGGTCGCGCAGCCCCGGCCggcggcaccgggaccgggaccgggaccgggatcgggaccgggaccgggagcgCTCCGGGAGCGGGGAGAGGCGGCGGCGTCGCAGCCGGAGCCGGAGCGGGGGGCACCGCCGCCGGGAGCAGAGCTCGGG TTCGGACTCTGACGATGAGAGAcacaaatggaagaagaaaagcaaaagcagggaCCAGCACCATAAAAGCCAGAAGAAACACCGCTCGCGGTCCCGGGGTCGCTCCTCCAGCTTGAGCCCCGAGCGAGAGCGAGACAAGAGGCGAGACCGCAGCAGAGAAAGGCGGAGGAGAAGAGATGGCTCCAAGTCCTCTGTGTCCTCAGTcagctctccctccccaccgcGTTCCCGGGGCCGGGAGGAGTCGGGGCAGCAGCTGAGCCTTCAGGAGCGTTTGAGgatgaaggaggagaaaaagaagcaggCTGCACTCATGAAGGCCTTGGAGACCCCTGAGGAGAAACGGGCTCGACGGCTGGCTAAGAAGGAGgccaaggagaggaaaaagcgGGAGAAgatggggtggggagaggagtaTATGGGTTACACCAACACCGACAATCCCTTTGGGGACAACAACCTGCTGGGCACTTTCATCTGGAGCAAG GCGCTGGAGAAAAAGGGGATCAGCCACCTGGACGAGAAGGACCTGAAGGAGAGGAACAAACGAATCCAGGAGGACAACCGTCTGGAGCTGCAGAAG GTGAAGCAGCTGCGCCTGGAGCGAGAGAGGGAGAAGGCGATGCgtgagcaggagctggagatgctgcagcGGGAGAAGGAGGCGGAACACTTCAAAacctgggaggagcaggaggacaACTTCCACCTGCAGCAGGCCAAGCTGCG GTCTAAGATCCGGATTCGGGATGGGAGGGCGAAACCCATCGACCTCCTGGCCAAGTACATCAGTGCGGAGGATGACGATCTGGCTGTGGAAATGCACGAGCCCTACACCTTCCTGAACGGCCTGACCGTCTCCGACATGGAGGATCTGGTGGAGGACATTCAG GTTTACATGGAGCTGGAGCAAGGCAAGAACGTGGATTTCTGGAGGGACATGACCATCATCACGGAGGATGAAATAGCCAAGCTCCGCAAACTGGAGGCCTCTGGGAAAGGAGGCCCAG GGGAGCGGCGGGATGGCGTCAACGCCTCCGTCAGCTCGGACGTGCAGTCCGTGTTCAAGGGGAAGACCTACAACCAGCTGCAGGTGCTGTACCAGGGCATCGAGAGCAAGATCCGGGCAGGAGGGCCCAACCTCGACATCGGATACTGGGagagcctgctgcagcagctgaaggccTACATGGCTCGGGCCAG GCTGCGGGAGCGGCACCAGGACGTGCTGCGGCAGAAGCTGTACAAGCTGAAGCAGGAGCAGGGCGTAGAGAGCGAGCCGCTCTTCCCCATCATCAAGCGGGAGCCGGTCTCCCCCAGCGACAG GCTGGACCCGGAGGAGAGCATTGTGGTACAGCCGGGGCCGTCCTCAGAGCCAGAGGGTGAGCAGGATGCAGAGGCcaaaggagaagcagaggggGAAGCCGTGTTGATGGAGGAGGACCTGATCCAGCAGAGCCTGGACGACTACGATGCGGGGAAGTAcagcccccggctgctgggCCCCAACGAGCTGCCCTTCGACGCCCACGTGCTGGAGGCTGAGGAGGACATGcaccggctgctgctgctgcgccaGCAGCTCCAGGTCACAG gcGATGCCACCGAGAGCACCGACGACATCTTCTTCCGGAAGGCCAAGGAGGGCATGGGCGCGGACGAGGCGCAGTTCAGCGTGGAAATGCCCCTCACGGGCAAGGCCTACCTCTGGGCCGACAAGTACCGGCCCCGCAAGCCTCGCTTCTTCAACCGGGTGCACACGGGCTTCGAGTGGAACAAGTACAACCAGACCCACTACGACTTCGACAACCCCCCGCCCAAGATCGTGCAGGGCTACAAGTTCAACATCTTCTACCCCGACCTCATCGACAAGCGCTCGACGCCCGAATACTTTCTGGAGGCCTGCCAGGACAACAAGGACTTTGCCATCCTGCGCTTCCACGCCGGGCCCCCCTACGAGGACATCGCCTTCAAGATCGTCAACCGGGAGTGGGAGTATTCCCACCGCCACGGCTTCCGCTGCCAGTTTGCCAACGGCATCTTCCAGCTCTGGTTCCACTTCAAGCGTTACCGTTACCGCAGATGA
- the HMG20B gene encoding SWI/SNF-related matrix-associated actin-dependent regulator of chromatin subfamily E member 1-related, whose product MAHSAKQAPAGMLHTAGKAQHGNFLVAIKQEKGEVARASSEKPHGEEEPVKKRGWPKGKKRKKILPNGPKAPVTGYVRFLNERREQIRTQHPDLPFPEITKMLGAEWSKLQLSEKQRYLDEAEREKQQYMKELREYQQSEAYKMCTEKIQEKKIKKEDAGSVAVNTLLNGHPHKAGECSDTFSTFDVPIFTEEFLDQNKAREAELRRLRKMNTEFEEQNAILQKHTESMNCAKEKLEQELAQEERQTLALQQQLQSVRQALTTSFASLPIPGTGETPTLSTLDFYMAKLHSAIESNPLQHEKLVVRIKEILSRIASEHL is encoded by the exons ATGGCCCACAGCGCGAAGCAGGCGCCCGCTGGGATGCT GCACACCGCGGGCAAGGCTCAGCATGGGAACTTCCTGGTGGCCATCAagcaggagaagggggaggtggCGCGGGCCAGCAGCGAGAAGCCACACGGCGAGGAGGAG CCGGTGAAGAAGAGGGGCTGGCCCAAGggcaagaagaggaagaagatcCTTCCCAATGGCCCCAAGGCCCCCGTGACGGGCTACGTTCGTTTTCTGAACGAGCGCCGCGAGCAGATCCGCACGCAGCACCCTGACCTGCCCTTCCCGGAGATCACCAAGATGCTGGGAGCGGAGTGGAGCAAGCTGCAGCTGTCGGAGAAGCAG CGGTACCTGGATGAAGCGGAGCGGGAGAAGCAGCAGTACATGAAGGAGCTGCGGGAATACCAGCAGTCGGAGGCCTACAAGATGTGCACGGAGAAGATCCAGGAGAAGAAGATCAAAAAAG aGGATGCCGGCTCCGTGGCGGTGAACACCCTGCTGAACGGGCACCCGCACAAG GCTGGGGAGTGCAGCGACACCTTCTCCACCTTCGACGTGCCCATCTTCACCGAAGAGTTCTTGGACCAAAACAAAG CCCGGGAGGCCGAGCTGCGGCGCCTGCGGAAGATGAACACGGAGTTTGAGGAGCAGAACGCCATCCTGCAGAAGCACACGGAGAGCATGAACTGTGCCAAGgagaagctggagcaggagctggcgcaggaggagaggcagacCCTggccttgcagcagcagctccagtcCGTGCGGCAGGCCCTCACCACCAGCTTcgcctccctccccatccctg GCACCGGGGAAACCCCGACGCTGAGCACTCTGGACTTCTACATGGCCAAGCTGCACAGCGCCATCGAGAGCAACCCGCTGCAGCACGAGAAGCTGGTGGTTCGCATCAAGGAGATCCTGTCCCGGATAGCCAG CGAACACTTGTGA
- the TBXA2R gene encoding thromboxane A2 receptor: protein MGWGDTELPNVSLAARPDTCFGVVNLSTSLNETQKKAIASPWFSTAFGLIGLCSNLFALYVLLSSSRKLTSRSRSSFLVFLCGLVVTDFMGLLVTASVIIPYHFIKFNWAEVDPGCHLCNFLGFSMVFFGQCPLLLGATMAGERFFGINHPFSRSTSISKRRAWSIVGMVWGFSCVLGLLPVLGLGRYTLQYPGSWCFLTLLPDTGNAVFCLLFALLGIFSVLLSFIFNTVSVVTLCRVYHDRESVQRRRDSEVEMMVQLVGIMIIATICWMPLLIFIIQTILQQLPAGERARTLPTETQKLLLIYIRMVTWNQILDPWVYILFRRAVLQRVHPGLRARPSLLSLYPVLNPSLRRKLAQEARLQ, encoded by the exons atggggtggggggacacggaGCTCCCCAACGTGAGCCTGGCTGCCCGGCCGGACACCTGCTTCGGGGTGGTCAACCTCAGCACCAGCCTCAACGAGACGCAGAAGAAAGCCATCGCCTCGCCGTGGTTCTCCACCGCCTTCGGCCTCATCGGCCTCTGCTCCAACCTCTTCGCCCTCTACGTCCTGCTCAGCTCCTCCCGCAAGCTCACCAGCCGGTCCCGCTCCTCCTTCCTCGTCTTCCTCTGCGGGCTGGTGGTCACAGACTTCATGGGGCTGCTGGTGACGGCCTCGGTCATCATCCCCTACCACTTCATCAAGTTCAACTGGGCTGAGGTGGACCCCGGCTGCCACCTCTGCAACTTCCTCGGCTTCTCCATGGTCTTCTTCGGGCAGTgcccgctgctgctgggggccacCATGGCCGGCGAGAGGTTCTTCGGCATCAACCACCCCTTCTCCCGCTCCACCAGCATCTCCAAGCGCCGCGCGTGGTCCATCGTGGGGATGGTGTGGGGCTtctcctgcgtgctggggctgctgccggtgctggggctgggccgcTACACGCTGCAGTACCCCGGCTCCTGGTGCTTCCTCACCCTCCTGCCCGACACCGGCAATGCCGTCTTCTGCCTGCTCTTCGCCCTGCTGGGCATCTTCTCCGTACTGCTCTCCTTCATCTTCAACACGGTCAGCGTGGTCACGCTCTGCCGCGTCTACCACGACCGGGAGTCCGTGCAGCGGCGGCGGGACAGCGAGGTGGAGATGATGGTGCAGCTCGTGGGCATCATGATCATCGCCACCATCTGCTGGATGCCGCTCCTG aTCTTCATCATCCAGAccatcctgcagcagctgccggcCGGGGAGCGCGCCCGGACGCTGCCCACGGAGAcgcagaagctgctgctcatCTACATCCGCATGGTCACCTGGAACCAGATCCTGGACCCCTGGGTCTACATCCTGTTCCGCCGCGCCGTGCTGCAGCGCGTGCACCCGGGGCTGCGCGCCCggccctccctgctctccctctACCCCGTCCTCAACCCCTCGCTGCGCCGCAAGCTCGCTCAGGAGGCCCGGCTGCAgtag